The proteins below come from a single Synechococcus sp. WH 8101 genomic window:
- a CDS encoding DUF2079 domain-containing protein has product MNQHPPHRAPAPPPGALWLWSVLLGLLAWGTSALRHALLQSNAYDLGLFDQWAWLIGSGHVPISSMEDVHVLADHGAWLFYAAGAAYALLPSVQSLLASQALALGLTAVPIWMLASQAALSRQRCWLACGLWWLQPVVFNASLFDMHPETWVMPAFALALWAERAERPRLWLALLLLMLGARDGLVLITAGMALDLGWRRRWRWSASAAALSGLWLLLLSRWLYPLLRDGEGPKAAGRMFSHLGGAPGTVLQSIDWSGGGLYLLLLALPCLWLWRRRSLPTLLIAVPLLLTNLLSASPSYRTLIHHYSLPLAVVAVVAAIDGLKERKAEATHPFPWTLTWAVVCWLALAKPWFFTGPYLERLNVLQDARSAIAQVQADDAVLTTSYLVPHLSHRQQIAFPKKSFSDALQGDQWTTLVLHPDDPGWGSSRRIQQQLLDIAASQNWNCRAWPSGLTLCRRP; this is encoded by the coding sequence ATGAACCAACACCCCCCGCATCGCGCTCCGGCGCCGCCCCCCGGCGCGCTCTGGCTCTGGTCTGTGCTGCTCGGCCTGCTCGCCTGGGGAACTTCAGCCCTGCGCCACGCGCTGCTGCAAAGCAACGCCTACGACCTCGGCCTGTTTGATCAATGGGCCTGGCTGATCGGCTCCGGGCACGTCCCGATCTCGTCGATGGAAGACGTGCATGTGCTGGCCGACCACGGCGCCTGGCTGTTCTATGCCGCCGGCGCAGCCTACGCCCTGCTGCCCTCGGTTCAATCGCTGCTGGCCAGTCAGGCCCTGGCCCTGGGGCTGACGGCGGTACCGATCTGGATGCTCGCCAGCCAGGCAGCCCTGTCGCGGCAACGCTGCTGGCTCGCCTGCGGACTCTGGTGGCTGCAGCCGGTGGTGTTCAACGCCAGCTTGTTCGACATGCATCCGGAAACCTGGGTGATGCCGGCCTTTGCCCTCGCCCTCTGGGCGGAGCGGGCTGAACGGCCCCGGCTCTGGCTGGCGCTGCTGCTGTTGATGCTGGGGGCCCGCGATGGCCTGGTGCTGATCACGGCGGGGATGGCGCTCGATCTGGGCTGGCGACGGCGCTGGCGCTGGAGTGCAAGCGCGGCTGCCCTCTCGGGCCTCTGGCTGCTGCTGCTGAGCCGCTGGCTCTACCCCCTGCTGCGCGATGGCGAGGGGCCGAAAGCGGCTGGGCGCATGTTCAGCCATCTGGGCGGGGCACCGGGCACGGTGCTGCAGAGCATCGACTGGAGCGGCGGAGGCCTGTATCTGCTGCTGCTGGCCTTGCCCTGCCTCTGGCTCTGGCGACGGCGCTCCCTGCCCACCCTGCTGATCGCCGTGCCGCTCTTGCTCACCAACCTGCTGTCGGCATCGCCCAGTTACCGCACCTTGATCCACCACTACAGCCTGCCCCTGGCGGTGGTGGCGGTGGTGGCCGCCATCGATGGCCTCAAGGAAAGGAAAGCCGAAGCGACCCACCCTTTCCCCTGGACCCTCACCTGGGCTGTGGTCTGCTGGTTGGCCCTGGCCAAACCCTGGTTTTTCACCGGCCCCTACCTGGAGCGGCTCAACGTTTTGCAGGACGCCCGATCGGCCATCGCGCAAGTGCAAGCCGACGATGCCGTATTGACCACCAGCTATCTGGTGCCCCACCTGAGCCATCGCCAACAGATTGCGTTTCCCAAAAAAAGCTTCAGCGATGCACTCCAAGGCGACCAGTGGACAACATTGGTGTTGCACCCAGACGACCCCGGCTGGGGTTCAAGCCGCCGCATCCAACAACAGCTGCTCGACATTGCCGCTTCTCAAAACTGGAACTGTCGAGCCTGGCCTTCAGGGCTGACACTCTGCCGCCGCCCTTAA
- a CDS encoding glycosyltransferase family 39 protein, whose amino-acid sequence MNPNGTGVVSGRRAAVTPLLLWSLTLLLWLPWLGNQPLRDWDEGLVATVSRSTVSRSTDGLLAFKWEAAYLNKPPGLHWLIGGAVQHFGEADGVVRLVPCLLSSLAVPLIYWLRCGLNPTPATPDARRQRDRRALMAALILMTLLPMARHGRLAMLDGTLVSCSLLLWSGWITSRTTPWHALLAGLGGSGVLLLKPPALLGFLLIALAISLWERRPWRTPALGWFGLGLLPGIGWHGWHLHQRGADALVMWGGQGLGRITEVVGENQGAWVMPITEVLEGGWPWLLLLPTGLAWAWRHRQQSSGRWELGLLIGSAALVLPLRTQLPWYSHLLWAPIALLCGEGLAQLLQTGKPRWLSWGFQLLGVLSLVLAGLTSLFASSNQLPIAALLLAGLGLLIGGAGLRGASLRSRHRGLVAVLVGWGLALLMLWQSQLWLWELNESWDPRPIAGQIRQLPEDAVVVLKGPTRPSLGWYAGRELRRSSETDSDTSANEHWRVSRQQESDCDKVGATQEGDWALWHCPATP is encoded by the coding sequence TTGAACCCTAACGGAACTGGCGTCGTTTCGGGACGCAGGGCTGCCGTCACACCGCTCCTGCTGTGGAGCCTCACCCTGCTGCTCTGGCTCCCCTGGCTGGGGAACCAGCCCCTCCGCGACTGGGATGAGGGCCTGGTGGCCACAGTTTCGCGATCCACTGTTTCGCGATCCACCGATGGACTGCTGGCCTTCAAATGGGAGGCGGCCTATCTGAACAAACCGCCGGGCTTGCATTGGCTGATCGGCGGGGCTGTCCAACATTTCGGAGAGGCGGACGGGGTGGTGCGTCTGGTGCCCTGCCTGCTCTCAAGCCTCGCCGTGCCCCTGATCTACTGGCTGCGCTGCGGTCTGAATCCGACACCGGCAACCCCGGACGCACGCCGCCAGCGGGATCGCCGGGCCCTGATGGCGGCGCTGATCCTGATGACCCTGCTGCCGATGGCACGCCATGGTCGGCTGGCGATGCTGGATGGCACCCTCGTGAGTTGCTCCCTGCTGCTCTGGAGCGGCTGGATCACCAGCAGAACAACCCCTTGGCATGCCCTGCTGGCGGGGCTGGGAGGCAGCGGCGTTCTGCTGCTCAAACCGCCGGCGCTGCTGGGATTTCTCCTGATCGCGCTGGCGATCAGCCTCTGGGAACGGCGGCCCTGGCGCACCCCGGCGCTCGGCTGGTTCGGCCTTGGCCTGCTGCCCGGGATCGGATGGCATGGCTGGCACCTGCACCAACGGGGTGCCGATGCCCTGGTGATGTGGGGTGGTCAGGGTCTGGGACGGATCACCGAGGTGGTGGGCGAAAACCAGGGCGCCTGGGTGATGCCGATCACGGAGGTGCTCGAGGGTGGCTGGCCCTGGTTGCTGCTGCTGCCCACGGGGTTGGCCTGGGCCTGGCGCCACCGGCAGCAGAGCAGCGGTCGCTGGGAACTGGGACTGCTGATCGGCAGCGCCGCCCTGGTGCTCCCCCTGCGCACCCAGCTGCCTTGGTACAGCCATCTGCTTTGGGCTCCGATCGCCCTGCTCTGCGGCGAGGGCCTGGCCCAGCTGCTGCAGACGGGCAAGCCGCGCTGGCTGAGCTGGGGCTTTCAGCTTCTCGGAGTGCTCAGCCTTGTGCTGGCTGGATTGACCAGCCTTTTCGCTTCAAGCAATCAGCTGCCGATCGCCGCCCTCCTGCTCGCTGGGCTCGGGCTGCTGATCGGTGGCGCTGGGCTGCGCGGCGCCTCGCTGCGCTCGCGGCACCGCGGACTGGTGGCCGTGCTGGTGGGCTGGGGGCTGGCCCTGCTGATGCTCTGGCAGAGCCAGCTCTGGCTCTGGGAACTGAACGAAAGCTGGGATCCCAGGCCTATCGCCGGTCAGATCCGCCAGCTCCCCGAGGATGCCGTGGTCGTTCTCAAAGGCCCGACCCGTCCGTCGCTGGGCTGGTATGCCGGCCGGGAGTTGCGTCGTTCCAGCGAGACAGACAGCGACACAAGCGCCAACGAGCACTGGCGGGTGAGTCGGCAACAGGAATCCGATTGCGACAAGGTCGGCGCCACCCAGGAGGGGGACTGGGCCCTCTGGCATTGCCCCGCAACACCTTGA
- a CDS encoding iron uptake porin produces the protein MKLFQQLLVAPAALGLLAPVAANAAELNINGVSDYASSSEQVTSITQFSDVYPTDWAYQALSNLIERYGCVAGYPNGTYRGQRAMTRFEAAALLNACLDRVTEVTDELKRLMKEFEKELAILKGRVDGLEAKVGELEATQFSTTTKLKGKTTFVIGANAFGGNAKNINVFDASGDLVGGYPMPKSTTVRGIFNRAITAAGDTKNTEKMATLANSNLGATVFNYDQQLDLDTSFTGKDLLKVRLRTGNFQNSAFGFNASTGIGSPFGGTYATASGMETAFEEGTIGNAITVNRLFYQFPLGSDFTVTAGGVVRQDDMLAVWPSAYPADSVLDFFTYAGAPGTYNLNLGSGAGIWWQKDAFSISANYVSSNGNFSAPTAFDGNGNRTCTDADGNFVAGGIATDCSAGTGTVQIAYAKDNWGLAAAYNYSSQNFGNMYQGTATPLATQVGSLGNTNSVGISAWWTPENAGWIPSISTGWGLNSTSGAEDTTLLGYDFDSATTQSWYVGLQWADVFLKGNSAGMAVGQQGFVTSLGLDGNKTFSNRQASDAEDVLVRDGQYAWEWWYMFQVTDNISVTPAIFYLSRPLGTATQGVSYNQFGGLVKTTFKF, from the coding sequence ATGAAACTCTTCCAGCAATTGCTGGTGGCGCCTGCAGCCCTGGGCCTTCTGGCTCCTGTGGCCGCGAATGCCGCTGAGCTGAACATCAATGGCGTTTCCGACTACGCCAGCTCCAGCGAGCAGGTCACCAGCATCACCCAGTTCTCGGATGTGTATCCGACCGACTGGGCCTACCAGGCTCTGAGCAACCTGATCGAGCGCTACGGCTGCGTTGCCGGTTACCCCAACGGCACTTACCGCGGTCAGCGCGCCATGACCCGCTTTGAAGCGGCCGCCCTGCTGAACGCCTGTCTCGACCGCGTCACCGAAGTGACCGACGAGCTCAAGCGCCTGATGAAGGAATTCGAGAAGGAGCTCGCCATCCTCAAGGGCCGCGTGGATGGCCTCGAAGCCAAAGTGGGCGAGCTTGAAGCAACTCAGTTCTCCACCACCACCAAACTGAAGGGCAAGACCACCTTCGTGATTGGCGCCAATGCCTTCGGTGGCAACGCTAAGAACATCAACGTGTTTGATGCCAGCGGCGACTTGGTGGGCGGTTATCCCATGCCGAAGTCAACAACCGTTCGCGGAATCTTCAACCGAGCCATCACTGCGGCGGGCGACACGAAGAACACCGAAAAAATGGCCACCCTGGCCAATTCCAACCTCGGTGCCACTGTCTTCAACTACGACCAGCAGCTGGATCTCGACACCAGCTTCACGGGTAAGGATCTGCTGAAAGTGCGTCTGCGCACCGGCAACTTCCAGAACAGTGCTTTCGGCTTTAACGCTTCCACCGGAATCGGCAGTCCCTTCGGCGGCACCTATGCCACCGCTTCTGGCATGGAAACGGCCTTCGAGGAAGGTACGATCGGCAATGCGATCACTGTGAATCGCCTCTTCTATCAGTTCCCCCTCGGTAGCGACTTCACCGTGACCGCTGGTGGTGTCGTGCGTCAGGACGACATGCTGGCGGTGTGGCCGAGCGCCTATCCGGCCGACAGCGTTCTTGACTTCTTCACTTACGCCGGTGCACCTGGGACCTACAACCTGAACCTCGGTTCCGGTGCTGGTATCTGGTGGCAAAAGGATGCCTTCAGCATCAGTGCCAACTATGTGTCAAGTAACGGGAACTTCTCCGCGCCGACGGCATTTGATGGCAACGGTAATCGCACCTGTACTGACGCCGATGGCAATTTCGTTGCTGGTGGCATAGCTACTGATTGCTCTGCTGGCACTGGAACGGTTCAGATTGCCTACGCCAAGGACAACTGGGGTCTGGCAGCTGCTTACAACTACAGCTCTCAGAACTTTGGCAATATGTACCAGGGAACGGCGACGCCTCTGGCTACGCAGGTGGGCAGCCTTGGTAATACCAACTCTGTGGGTATCAGCGCCTGGTGGACGCCCGAAAACGCCGGCTGGATCCCGTCTATCTCTACTGGCTGGGGCTTGAACAGCACCAGCGGTGCTGAGGACACCACGCTTCTCGGTTACGACTTCGACAGCGCCACGACCCAATCCTGGTATGTGGGTCTGCAGTGGGCTGATGTGTTCCTGAAAGGGAACAGCGCCGGTATGGCCGTGGGTCAGCAGGGCTTCGTGACCTCCTTGGGTCTCGACGGCAACAAGACCTTCTCTAACCGTCAGGCCTCTGATGCCGAGGATGTGTTGGTGCGTGATGGTCAGTACGCCTGGGAGTGGTGGTACATGTTCCAGGTCACCGACAATATTTCGGTCACTCCCGCCATCTTCTATTTGAGCCGTCCGCTAGGTACGGCGACCCAAGGCGTCTCCTACAACCAGTTCGGCGGTCTGGTGAAGACCACCTTCAAGTTCTGA